One Alteromonas sp. KC3 DNA segment encodes these proteins:
- a CDS encoding deaminase, translating into MIDLIFGAPNITPTHDEYSMFMAFMASVNSADLSRQVGAVITSKYLDIIATGSNDVQKSGGGKYWPDSTYKPLTEDSFGTFEDKRDASIGFDANAAEISYLADEIASNLINSSLDFGSVTKGELSSVLRNKTSLKDITEFGRVVHAELSAIMSASRNSLSVVGAHLFCTTFPCHNCAKHIIASGIKKVTFIEPYPKSKALQLHTDSISIDEENNEKVVFSAFTGVGPKRFLDLFSTMALGAASRVIRKNKEGKALPTLKGTYCKPKIPVSLSIQEFNEKRPDIQKAISLAEDIISRPEELFEKTYTSYIKVFNGSSGVNVIERVKDLSNSYPLDYMFNLSIVQEEYRESLYKGLFVTFKLAVGDKRILLANSIEPLSVVENCSGTIIGKFIGTAYKSKKSSDWYINRVSNRHKSDYVIKDIEVIQKLDIDDIAEVEVSFILTENTHGYYEAKNVQWQS; encoded by the coding sequence ATGATAGATTTAATATTTGGCGCCCCAAATATTACTCCTACTCACGATGAATACTCAATGTTTATGGCTTTTATGGCATCTGTGAATTCGGCCGACTTATCAAGGCAAGTTGGCGCTGTTATTACTTCTAAATATCTTGATATTATTGCTACTGGTTCAAATGATGTACAAAAATCAGGTGGTGGAAAATATTGGCCAGATAGTACTTACAAACCTCTCACAGAAGATAGTTTTGGAACTTTTGAGGATAAAAGAGACGCGAGTATAGGTTTCGATGCTAACGCAGCAGAAATCTCATATCTCGCCGATGAAATAGCTTCAAATCTAATCAATTCTTCGCTAGATTTTGGTAGTGTTACCAAGGGTGAACTATCAAGCGTTCTGAGAAATAAGACAAGCTTGAAAGATATTACTGAATTTGGACGCGTTGTTCATGCAGAACTTTCAGCTATTATGAGTGCATCAAGAAATAGTCTGAGTGTTGTTGGCGCACACCTCTTCTGTACCACTTTTCCTTGTCATAATTGTGCAAAACATATTATTGCTAGTGGAATAAAAAAAGTAACTTTCATTGAACCCTATCCGAAAAGTAAGGCATTACAATTACACACCGATTCAATATCGATTGACGAAGAGAACAACGAAAAAGTTGTTTTTTCGGCATTTACAGGAGTAGGTCCTAAGCGATTTTTAGATCTGTTCTCAACTATGGCTTTGGGTGCTGCAAGCAGAGTTATAAGAAAAAATAAAGAAGGCAAAGCGTTACCAACTCTAAAAGGAACATACTGTAAACCGAAAATTCCGGTTTCGCTTAGTATTCAAGAGTTTAATGAAAAAAGACCAGACATACAAAAAGCTATAAGTTTGGCAGAGGATATTATTAGCAGGCCCGAAGAACTTTTCGAAAAAACCTACACCTCCTACATAAAAGTATTTAATGGTTCAAGCGGAGTCAATGTAATTGAAAGAGTAAAAGATCTATCTAACAGCTACCCTCTCGATTACATGTTCAACCTGTCTATCGTACAAGAAGAATACAGAGAGTCGCTTTACAAAGGCTTATTCGTCACATTTAAGTTGGCGGTTGGTGACAAGCGCATTCTTTTAGCTAACTCAATCGAACCTCTGTCTGTTGTTGAAAACTGTAGCGGGACAATTATTGGGAAATTTATTGGCACTGCATACAAAAGCAAGAAAAGCAGCGATTGGTATATCAATCGTGTATCAAATAGGCATAAGTCAGATTATGTAATCAAAGATATTGAAGTTATTCAAAAATTAGATATCGATGACATTGCAGAGGTCGAAGTGTCGTTTATCTTAACAGAAAATACACACGGATATTATGAGGCCAAGAATGTCCAATGGCAAAGTTAA
- a CDS encoding DUF3010 family protein yields the protein MKVLGVDLKSNDATLCLLSLVDGVFHIPDCRSRRLTLADTSAKGLKNFQSTFAKLAADYKVDAVIIRQRQSKGKFAGSAIGFKLEAAIELIDDLDVIVFSPTDIKESLRKNPLAVPFSETGLKQFQEPAFTTAYAWLMKNEHEA from the coding sequence ATGAAAGTTTTAGGTGTAGATTTAAAAAGTAACGACGCTACCTTATGTCTATTGTCGTTAGTTGACGGTGTATTTCATATTCCAGATTGTCGCTCTCGCCGCTTAACACTTGCAGACACTAGCGCTAAGGGTTTAAAAAACTTTCAGAGCACGTTTGCCAAATTAGCGGCTGATTATAAAGTGGATGCTGTTATCATTCGTCAGCGTCAGAGCAAAGGCAAGTTTGCAGGCAGCGCCATTGGTTTTAAGCTTGAAGCAGCCATTGAGCTTATCGACGATTTAGACGTGATTGTCTTCAGCCCAACTGACATAAAAGAATCGTTACGCAAAAATCCTTTGGCAGTGCCGTTCTCTGAAACAGGTTTAAAACAATTTCAAGAGCCCGCGTTTACAACTGCTTATGCATGGCTAATGAAAAATGAGCACGAGGCTTAA
- a CDS encoding LruC domain-containing protein produces MKRQCKLAVAILTALSSCHVVADAFDTCPSQAFLMQDTTAQLYGVNLVTGNVDLLSSNLGTNDRINGFGFSNHDRYLYGWGYQNNTIVRIGNDYQIEPLTVTNKPGANFFVGDVALTENAYYLYKKGSQYGLYRVSLDEDDVDYLDMQRVIDGASLSMLIYDLAFHPTDGFAYAVDKYGDLYRIDVSTGSKSKVSNVGQRGTFGAAYFDVNGTFYISRNSDGNIFRIDVDGNNPKAELFAYGPSSGNNDGARCAMAPITDESVPATTDFGDAPDSYLTSLASNGARHGVVEGIHLGNAIDAEYDAHVSPFTDEQTNGDEDGVNFITAFEAGLESFMQVTVEGDGFLSMWVDWDQNGKFDASEQLIADKSLTSGTHFLFEDTPLEVTSGVTWARVRYTTTAGVGPSGGVTDGEVEDYQVAVVNSGNSLVNNTPYFLAFEDNWPETGDYDFNDVVIRLNSSMIVSQQNHVKKLSLTGELTAMGASYNNGFAIQLEGITNEDIDTDTIRFYINGTEVATPLLENGTEYAVLKISDDLWEHVTAGGCWFYKTEEGCTSQYEFKFAISLQFNRDVSVSNFPQAPYKPFIFATEGTEHGDAFATNPGRGLEIHLKNKTPTALANTSYFGLAEDATDLGAGATYQTENGLPWAIAINASTNSNWLHPQEYVDILRAYPQFADFVSSNGQDKKSWFMSENADLSKVYSY; encoded by the coding sequence ATGAAAAGACAATGCAAGCTAGCAGTTGCAATTTTAACGGCATTATCGTCATGTCATGTAGTAGCAGACGCTTTTGACACCTGTCCATCACAAGCCTTTTTAATGCAAGACACTACCGCACAGTTGTATGGGGTAAATCTCGTTACAGGAAACGTTGATTTACTTTCAAGTAATCTTGGCACGAACGATCGGATTAATGGTTTTGGGTTCAGTAACCACGACAGATATCTTTATGGCTGGGGTTATCAAAACAATACTATCGTACGAATTGGTAACGACTACCAAATTGAGCCGTTAACAGTAACCAACAAACCCGGAGCGAACTTTTTTGTTGGTGATGTGGCGCTCACAGAAAATGCCTATTATCTGTATAAGAAAGGCAGTCAATATGGCTTGTATCGAGTCTCTTTAGATGAAGATGATGTCGATTATTTAGACATGCAGCGCGTAATCGATGGCGCTTCGCTTTCAATGCTAATTTACGATTTAGCGTTTCATCCAACCGACGGTTTTGCCTATGCCGTAGACAAATATGGTGACTTATATCGTATAGACGTTAGCACGGGTAGTAAGTCGAAAGTAAGCAACGTGGGGCAACGAGGAACCTTCGGCGCGGCGTATTTTGACGTAAACGGCACCTTTTACATTAGTCGAAACTCAGATGGAAATATTTTCCGTATCGATGTTGACGGGAATAATCCAAAAGCTGAGCTTTTCGCCTACGGCCCAAGTTCTGGCAATAATGATGGTGCGCGCTGCGCGATGGCACCCATCACCGATGAATCTGTGCCAGCGACTACTGATTTTGGCGATGCGCCAGACTCGTATTTAACTTCGCTTGCCAGTAACGGCGCAAGACACGGCGTGGTTGAAGGCATTCATTTGGGTAATGCTATAGATGCTGAATATGATGCGCATGTTTCGCCGTTCACAGATGAGCAGACCAATGGCGATGAAGACGGGGTTAACTTTATTACCGCGTTTGAAGCTGGTCTAGAAAGCTTTATGCAAGTAACAGTCGAAGGTGACGGCTTCTTAAGTATGTGGGTCGACTGGGATCAGAATGGCAAGTTCGACGCGAGCGAGCAATTAATTGCTGATAAAAGCTTAACTTCAGGCACGCACTTCCTCTTCGAAGATACTCCATTAGAAGTCACCTCAGGTGTAACTTGGGCCCGTGTGCGCTATACAACCACGGCGGGGGTTGGACCAAGCGGTGGTGTAACTGATGGTGAGGTGGAAGATTATCAAGTAGCGGTTGTTAACTCAGGCAACAGTTTAGTGAACAATACGCCATACTTCTTGGCCTTTGAAGATAACTGGCCTGAAACCGGTGATTATGATTTTAACGATGTTGTAATTCGTCTTAACTCGTCAATGATTGTCTCGCAACAAAACCACGTTAAAAAACTGAGCCTCACCGGTGAATTAACCGCTATGGGCGCGTCGTATAACAATGGGTTTGCTATTCAGCTTGAAGGTATCACTAATGAGGATATCGATACTGATACTATTCGTTTTTACATTAATGGCACCGAAGTGGCGACACCTTTATTAGAGAATGGTACCGAGTACGCGGTATTAAAAATTAGCGACGATTTATGGGAGCACGTGACAGCCGGCGGTTGTTGGTTCTATAAAACCGAAGAGGGATGTACGTCACAATATGAATTTAAGTTTGCAATTTCGCTTCAGTTCAATCGTGATGTTAGTGTGAGCAACTTCCCTCAGGCTCCTTATAAACCCTTCATTTTCGCCACAGAGGGGACCGAACATGGAGATGCCTTTGCAACTAACCCAGGGCGCGGTTTAGAAATTCATCTTAAAAACAAAACACCTACAGCGTTAGCAAACACAAGTTACTTTGGTTTAGCTGAAGATGCCACAGATTTGGGAGCTGGGGCCACCTATCAAACAGAAAATGGATTACCTTGGGCTATAGCCATTAATGCAAGCACGAACAGTAACTGGCTTCATCCTCAAGAATATGTGGATATTTTAAGAGCTTACCCTCAATTTGCAGACTTTGTAAGCTCTAATGGCCAAGACAAAAAGTCATGGTTTATGAGCGAAAACGCTGACTTATCAAAAGTTTATTCTTACTAA
- a CDS encoding outer membrane lipoprotein-sorting protein has product MKLAKILVPALLIGFSSLAHATDADEIITTYHENIGGEDALKAMKGIKIVAEVSQGPMKFPLEIVQQSSGKQYTKATVQGQEIMQGVFDGETLWSTNFMTMKAEKAQTEETENMKLNMNDFPDSLMDYAEKGYQAELMGTESVDGEDTYKVKLVKEPITVEGEEIPSVEYYYFDAESMVLVMMESDIHSGPMKGQVQQIKMSDYQEVDGIYFPFAMTQGIKGQPAATSPLVINEIELNPTVDDSVFAFPAAQ; this is encoded by the coding sequence ATGAAACTAGCAAAAATCCTCGTGCCTGCGCTTTTAATTGGTTTTAGTTCATTGGCACACGCTACCGATGCAGATGAAATTATCACCACATACCATGAAAATATTGGTGGGGAAGATGCACTTAAAGCAATGAAAGGTATCAAGATTGTTGCCGAAGTATCGCAAGGACCAATGAAGTTTCCATTGGAAATTGTCCAACAGTCTTCGGGCAAGCAGTACACCAAAGCGACTGTACAGGGTCAAGAAATCATGCAAGGCGTATTTGACGGTGAAACGCTTTGGAGCACTAACTTCATGACCATGAAAGCAGAAAAAGCGCAAACCGAAGAAACTGAAAACATGAAGTTAAATATGAACGACTTCCCTGATTCGTTAATGGATTACGCTGAAAAAGGCTATCAAGCAGAACTAATGGGCACTGAAAGTGTTGACGGCGAAGACACCTATAAGGTGAAGCTAGTTAAAGAGCCTATTACCGTTGAAGGCGAAGAAATCCCTTCTGTTGAATATTATTACTTCGATGCAGAAAGCATGGTCTTAGTGATGATGGAAAGCGATATTCACAGCGGTCCAATGAAAGGCCAGGTTCAACAAATAAAAATGAGTGACTATCAAGAAGTTGACGGTATTTATTTTCCGTTTGCTATGACACAAGGCATCAAAGGACAGCCTGCTGCTACATCGCCACTTGTAATTAATGAGATTGAATTAAACCCAACTGTTGATGACAGTGTGTTCGCATTTCCAGCTGCACAATAA